The nucleotide window CTGGTGGAGCACAGGATAAGATGCAGGTTTTAGCTCCGCGTGTGATGGTATTAAGTGCAACCTGCGCGTGCTCTTCTTCGATGTGCTCAAGAACGTCCACACACAAGGCGAGATCGAATTCCGTGAAGGGGCTGGTCAGGGAAAAGGGCAATCGTAGGTCGGCTAAAAGAAAGGGAAGATTGCCCGGCTGATGACTGATGCAAGCCGGCGCGACATCGATCCCTAAGACTTCGACTTTGCTTTCCATGAATGGTTCAAGGTGTAAGCCTGCTCCGCAACCAAAGTCCACGACCTTGCGAGGCTTTAAAAGGTCTAGAAGAGTCTTTGCGATAACGAGACAAGCCTGACGATACTCCGGGTTGCTTTTTCCGTATTGTGAGAAAAATGCATCGTCGTAAACCTCGTTTGCTTTGTAACCCACGACCGGTTGCGGCGCACTCAATGCTGAGGCATGGTCATTGTCGGAATCGTCGGGCATCTAGACTACGTGGTCTTGCCTTGTAAACTACGGTTTTTAAAAAGCTTTGCCGCCCATTTGATTCGAAAAGCCCTAAAATCCTCGAAGAGGCAGTACAAAGTGGGCACCATGACCAAGGTGAGTATGGTGGCAAAAGCTAAGCCAAAGATGACGGCAACGGCCATGGGTCCCCACCACTGTGAGGTGCTCGAGCCCACAATCAAACGAAAAGCCCGGAAATCGAACGAAATGCCTAGCGCCATCGGAACCAGACCGAGGATGGTCGTTGCTGCAGTTAGCATGACGGGTCGAAAACGAATCAAGCCAGCTTCGAGCAACGACTCTTTGACCTCCATGCCTTCATCTTGAAGCTGCTGAACGTATTCCAGTAATACGATTGCGTTGTTTA belongs to Myxococcales bacterium and includes:
- a CDS encoding class I SAM-dependent methyltransferase, producing MPDDSDNDHASALSAPQPVVGYKANEVYDDAFFSQYGKSNPEYRQACLVIAKTLLDLLKPRKVVDFGCGAGLHLEPFMESKVEVLGIDVAPACISHQPGNLPFLLADLRLPFSLTSPFTEFDLALCVDVLEHIEEEHAQVALNTITRGAKTCILSCAPPGQGGHFHVNEQPRRYWVDRMKGMGWQYDRKSTGQLERYFLGHRKQLPWSWMYHNLCIYKRADTDKV